In Helianthus annuus cultivar XRQ/B chromosome 8, HanXRQr2.0-SUNRISE, whole genome shotgun sequence, a single genomic region encodes these proteins:
- the LOC110870401 gene encoding uncharacterized protein LOC110870401, with protein MPKYSKFMRNFLTHKRKIESIQKVNLSEECSAVLLNKLHRKKIDTGSFTIPCSIRGSPISNALADLEASINLIATTMFKRLGLRKPHPTWMSIQLADRSVKYPQGVIENLLVKVVEFVFPADFEIHDIEEDTEIPLILGRSFLSTAWAMVDISDGKQTLRVGEKEVKFEVGQCVIHQGNGLELRLRSQPVQLVMRVIPLE; from the coding sequence ATGCCAAAATACTccaaattcatgagaaacttcctCACCCACAAAAGGAAGATTGAATCAATTCAAAAAGTTAACCTAAGTGAAGAATGCTCAGCGGTACTCCTTAACAAACTCCATCGAAAGAAGATTGAtaccggaagcttcacaattccttgctccaTCAGAGGATCGCCAATAAGCAATGCGCTTGCCGACCTAGAAGCTAGCATTAACCTAATAGCCACCACCATGTTCAAACGACTCGGACTAAGGAAGCCACACCCTACATGGATGAGCATCCAACTTGCGGACAGGTCGGTAAAGTACCCTCAAGGTGTCATAGAGAATCTTTTGGTTAAGGTCGTGGAATTTGTTTTTCCGGCCGACTTCGAAATCCATGACATAGAGGAAGACACCGAGATCCCACTCATACTAGGAAGGTCGTTCCTTTCCACCGCATGGGCCATGGTGGATATAAGTGATGGAAAGCAAACATTGAGGGTTGGCGAAAAGGAAGTGAAATTTGAAGTGGGTCAATGCGTGATACATCAAGGCAATGGACTCGAGCTTAGACTACGCTCTCAGCCGGTGCAACTTGTGATGCGAGTCATCCCGCTCGAGTAA